One window of Desulfobacca acetoxidans DSM 11109 genomic DNA carries:
- a CDS encoding S66 peptidase family protein translates to MTLHTSPESPNRLPIIWPAPLKPGDLLAVVAPASPVDPDLFTTGAAWLKKWGFRLSYGPEIFAPRPFRIEADLEVWRFLTQALANPEVRGIICARGGYGALRLLEHLDYGLLRANPKWIIGFSDITNLLCTMHQQGGIITFHGPTVAQLSELTEPAREQFYRLLTGDQIEVVCFRDLTVLWPGAARGPLIGGNLTTICHLLGTPFAPDLSESILFLEDHHEAPYRIDRMLQHLRLSGSLSRVRSMVLGSFTQCGDIQQLWDIFTAVGAALGIPILAGLPAGHQPDNFLLPIGAVAQVDSASAMVRLAIGSS, encoded by the coding sequence ATGACCCTGCATACCTCCCCAGAATCGCCGAACCGGCTTCCAATCATCTGGCCGGCACCTCTGAAACCCGGAGACCTGCTGGCCGTAGTCGCACCTGCCAGTCCGGTTGATCCAGACCTCTTCACGACCGGCGCCGCCTGGCTGAAGAAGTGGGGCTTTCGTCTGAGCTACGGCCCCGAAATCTTTGCCCCCCGCCCTTTCCGAATAGAAGCCGACCTCGAAGTCTGGCGATTCCTGACACAAGCGTTAGCCAACCCCGAGGTACGGGGCATCATCTGCGCCCGCGGCGGCTACGGCGCCCTCAGGCTCCTGGAACACCTGGACTACGGGCTGCTGCGCGCCAATCCCAAATGGATTATCGGATTCAGCGACATCACCAACTTATTGTGCACCATGCATCAACAAGGGGGGATCATCACCTTCCACGGCCCCACAGTAGCCCAGTTGAGCGAATTAACCGAGCCGGCGCGGGAACAGTTTTATCGCCTGCTCACCGGGGATCAAATCGAGGTGGTCTGCTTCCGGGATCTGACCGTTCTCTGGCCCGGTGCCGCCCGAGGACCATTAATCGGCGGCAACCTCACCACCATCTGCCACCTCCTGGGGACGCCCTTTGCCCCGGATCTCTCGGAGAGTATCCTGTTCCTGGAAGATCATCATGAGGCTCCTTACCGGATAGATCGCATGCTCCAGCATCTACGGCTCTCTGGCAGTCTGAGCAGAGTCAGGTCAATGGTTTTGGGCAGTTTCACGCAATGCGGGGACATTCAACAGCTCTGGGATATTTTTACTGCAGTAGGGGCAGCTCTGGGTATTCCAATCCTGGCCGGCCTGCCGGCAGGCCACCAGCCGGATAACTTCCTGCTGCCTATCGGCGCTGTGGCCCAGGTTGACTCGGCGTCCGCGATGGTCCGCCTTGCCATAGGGTCGAGCTGA
- a CDS encoding PaaI family thioesterase, translating to MPEVYQPLTPEQEAAVRARITNNPFIISMGIEVPELGLGYARFVMPFKPGLANSIGLLQGGMIAALADEAVAYALWSLVPEEELISTVELKVNFLAPVRQGPVEAIARIAKRGGTLSLGEVEVWEKDRLAAKGLFTYIHLKPR from the coding sequence ATGCCGGAAGTATACCAACCCCTAACTCCCGAACAAGAAGCTGCGGTTCGGGCACGGATTACCAACAATCCATTTATCATCTCTATGGGAATTGAGGTCCCCGAACTGGGTCTGGGCTACGCCCGGTTTGTCATGCCCTTCAAGCCCGGGCTGGCCAACTCCATCGGTCTGCTACAGGGAGGCATGATCGCCGCCCTGGCAGACGAGGCGGTAGCCTATGCCCTCTGGTCTCTAGTTCCGGAGGAGGAGTTAATCAGCACCGTGGAGTTAAAGGTCAATTTTCTGGCGCCGGTGCGCCAGGGGCCGGTTGAAGCCATTGCCCGCATCGCCAAGCGGGGTGGGACGCTCTCGCTGGGGGAAGTGGAGGTATGGGAGAAAGACAGGCTGGCAGCTAAAGGTCTTTTCACGTATATCCATCTGAAACCACGTTGA
- a CDS encoding PAS domain-containing hybrid sensor histidine kinase/response regulator: protein MDNGKEDIDYPGEIIEAVDREEQERRSIQEYIFQLEEAKDTATEQVKTQEENLQETVSLLQATLESTADGILVIDLAGRIVSYNQKFAKMWRLPDEVLKSHDDARALGWLSQQLKNPQVFLHRVKELYERPHEQSLDILEFIDGRIFERFTQAQYLGDRIVGRVWSFRDITERRRAEEVLKQSEQRLKLALSAANRGWYDVNVQTGEAMVSEEYARMLGYEPEKFSETADKCIARLHPDDREAVATAYHAYLKGELPEYRIEFRQQTKSGDWLWTLSMGSIVEWDADGKPRRMLGTHTDISQRKRVEEALRESERQLAQLIDFLPDAMFAIDRQGKIIIWNRAIEEMTGVKADSILNEDGHAYTIPFYGIRRPALIDLALANDPDIEKKYLFIKREGDILEAEAEVILKGENRLLYAKARPLYDSQGNVIGAVEAIRDITERQQAEEERAKLEARMREVQKLESLGVLAGGIAHDFNNLLMGIMGNADLAQLSLSPASPAIPYLQEITRASQRAADLCNQMLAYSGKGRFLVRRYNLSEIVREMARMLEVSISKKAMLNYRLADALPAVEADATQLRQIIMNLIINASEALNDQNGVITLSTGVMDCDRRYLSESYLDDNLAEGRYVFLKVSDSGAGIDEETRQRIFDPFFTTKFTGRGLGLAAVLGIVRGHRGAIRVGSEPDRGTTFTILLPAVLSSREEMTTDAVLCPTPLQGGTVLLVDDDPGVRQVGVRMLRSLGFSVLTAADGQQALELVQAQGDDIDCVLLDLTMPRMGGEETFVKLRALRSNIPVILSSSYNEQDVVQHFYRGGLAGFIQKPYSLTKLREILSEALSMRKH, encoded by the coding sequence TTGGATAATGGCAAAGAAGATATCGATTATCCCGGAGAAATCATTGAGGCAGTAGATCGCGAGGAACAAGAACGCCGTTCTATTCAAGAATATATCTTCCAATTAGAAGAGGCCAAGGATACCGCAACGGAACAGGTAAAAACGCAAGAAGAGAACTTGCAGGAAACCGTGTCCTTGTTACAGGCTACCCTCGAGTCCACGGCAGATGGCATCCTGGTCATCGATCTGGCGGGGAGGATTGTCAGTTATAACCAGAAATTTGCCAAAATGTGGCGCCTCCCGGACGAGGTGTTGAAATCCCACGATGACGCCCGCGCCCTCGGATGGTTATCCCAACAACTTAAAAATCCCCAGGTTTTTTTACATCGGGTCAAAGAACTGTATGAACGCCCCCACGAACAATCTCTTGATATCCTTGAATTTATTGACGGGCGGATCTTTGAGCGATTTACCCAGGCGCAATACCTGGGCGATCGCATTGTGGGACGGGTGTGGAGTTTCCGGGACATAACGGAGCGGAGGCGGGCGGAGGAGGTGCTGAAGCAGAGCGAACAACGCCTGAAACTGGCCCTGAGCGCGGCCAACCGGGGCTGGTATGACGTCAATGTGCAAACCGGCGAGGCTATGGTCAGCGAGGAGTATGCCCGGATGTTGGGTTATGAACCTGAGAAATTTTCCGAGACCGCAGACAAATGTATAGCACGCCTTCACCCCGATGACCGTGAGGCAGTTGCGACGGCGTACCACGCCTACCTGAAGGGCGAGTTGCCGGAGTATCGGATAGAATTTCGCCAACAGACCAAGTCAGGGGATTGGCTCTGGACCCTGTCGATGGGCAGTATTGTGGAATGGGATGCTGACGGAAAACCGCGCCGCATGTTGGGGACCCATACCGACATCTCCCAACGAAAACGGGTCGAAGAGGCGTTGCGGGAATCAGAACGGCAATTAGCTCAACTCATCGATTTTTTGCCGGATGCTATGTTTGCCATCGATCGGCAGGGAAAGATTATCATCTGGAACCGGGCCATCGAAGAGATGACCGGGGTCAAGGCCGACTCCATACTTAACGAGGATGGCCACGCCTATACCATACCCTTTTATGGCATTCGAAGACCGGCGCTTATTGATCTGGCGCTGGCAAATGATCCTGATATAGAAAAAAAATATCTCTTTATCAAAAGAGAGGGGGATATTCTCGAGGCCGAAGCGGAAGTGATATTAAAAGGAGAAAACCGACTGCTTTATGCCAAAGCCCGTCCTCTTTATGACTCTCAAGGAAACGTCATCGGAGCCGTTGAGGCAATCCGGGATATCACCGAGCGCCAGCAGGCCGAGGAAGAGCGGGCCAAACTCGAAGCCCGGATGCGGGAAGTCCAGAAGCTTGAAAGCCTGGGAGTGCTCGCCGGGGGTATCGCCCACGATTTCAACAACCTGCTCATGGGCATCATGGGAAATGCCGACCTGGCTCAGCTTTCCCTTTCACCCGCTTCTCCGGCTATCCCCTATCTTCAGGAAATCACCCGCGCCTCCCAGCGCGCCGCCGATCTTTGCAACCAGATGCTGGCTTACTCCGGCAAGGGCCGATTCTTGGTAAGGCGATACAACCTCTCCGAAATTGTTCGGGAGATGGCCCGGATGCTGGAAGTATCGATTTCCAAGAAGGCTATGTTGAATTACCGTCTCGCCGATGCACTGCCGGCGGTAGAGGCCGATGCCACGCAGCTCCGTCAGATTATCATGAACCTGATCATTAACGCCTCTGAAGCCCTCAACGACCAAAACGGCGTCATCACCCTGTCCACCGGCGTTATGGATTGTGACCGGCGTTATCTCTCCGAAAGCTACCTGGATGACAACCTGGCGGAGGGGAGGTACGTCTTCCTAAAGGTCTCGGATTCAGGAGCCGGAATAGATGAGGAAACCCGGCAGCGAATCTTCGACCCATTCTTTACTACTAAATTTACCGGTCGGGGTCTAGGTCTGGCCGCAGTGCTTGGCATCGTCCGGGGACATCGGGGTGCTATTCGAGTTGGCAGCGAACCGGACCGCGGGACAACCTTCACCATTCTGTTACCCGCAGTCTTAAGTTCTCGCGAAGAAATGACAACCGATGCCGTCCTCTGCCCTACCCCCCTGCAGGGGGGAACCGTCCTCCTCGTTGACGATGACCCCGGTGTACGCCAGGTCGGTGTAAGGATGCTTAGAAGTCTGGGCTTTTCAGTGTTGACGGCGGCCGACGGCCAGCAAGCCTTGGAGTTAGTCCAGGCGCAGGGGGACGACATCGATTGTGTACTGCTTGATCTCACCATGCCCCGCATGGGTGGGGAGGAAACGTTTGTCAAGCTTCGCGCCCTACGAAGCAACATACCGGTAATTCTGTCCAGCAGCTATAATGAGCAGGACGTTGTCCAGCATTTCTACCGCGGCGGCTTGGCGGGGTTCATCCAAAAACCTTATTCTCTCACAAAGCTCCGGGAAATCTTGTCCGAGGCGCTCTCGATGAGAAAACACTGA
- a CDS encoding nucleotide-binding protein — translation MKIAVSGKGGVGKTTLAALLIKYFRDQGKKVLAIDADPDANLAVALGVPHPEEITPISEMKQLVAERTESTPGKMGGFFKLNPKVDDIPDTFSTTIDGVKLMVLGGVKKGGSGCICPESVLLRTLVTHLVLFRNEVVVMDMEAGIEHLGRGTARSVDKLIVVVEPGRRSIETAQHVLHLAKDIGIERIVLVGNKVRSQQDREFLETNLSSLKFLGFMPFDEKVIEADLKGQAPYDLSPATMAAAKEIGDNLTKIQ, via the coding sequence ATGAAAATTGCCGTAAGTGGCAAGGGCGGCGTCGGCAAGACGACGCTGGCGGCCTTGTTAATCAAATACTTCCGTGATCAGGGTAAAAAAGTTCTGGCCATCGACGCCGACCCGGACGCCAATCTGGCCGTGGCCTTAGGCGTGCCGCATCCGGAGGAGATCACACCTATCTCCGAAATGAAACAATTAGTGGCAGAGCGCACGGAATCAACACCCGGCAAGATGGGCGGTTTCTTTAAATTGAACCCCAAAGTGGACGATATTCCCGATACATTTTCCACCACTATCGACGGCGTCAAACTCATGGTGTTGGGCGGCGTTAAAAAGGGCGGCAGCGGTTGCATCTGTCCGGAGAGCGTACTCCTCCGCACCCTGGTGACCCATCTGGTCCTGTTCCGCAATGAAGTGGTGGTCATGGATATGGAGGCGGGCATCGAACATCTGGGCCGTGGTACCGCCCGGAGCGTCGATAAACTCATCGTGGTGGTCGAGCCGGGCCGCCGCAGCATCGAAACCGCCCAGCACGTTCTGCATCTGGCCAAAGATATCGGCATCGAACGGATAGTTCTGGTGGGCAATAAAGTAAGAAGCCAACAGGACCGGGAATTTTTGGAGACCAACCTTTCATCTTTAAAATTCTTGGGTTTCATGCCTTTCGACGAAAAGGTGATCGAAGCCGACCTGAAAGGTCAGGCACCCTATGATCTTAGCCCTGCAACTATGGCGGCGGCGAAAGAAATCGGTGATAATCTGACAAAAATCCAATAA
- a CDS encoding 4Fe-4S dicluster domain-containing protein, which translates to MAANSLPTAITAPPGEEATEKKRKYFDIDIYRDWCKSCGICAALCPKHCFTRDDTGGPLVVDPDSCIGCGWCEIHCPDFAISVHPRPTITPTSDNSEAD; encoded by the coding sequence ATGGCGGCCAATTCTCTGCCTACGGCGATAACCGCACCTCCCGGTGAGGAAGCTACAGAGAAAAAACGCAAGTATTTTGATATTGACATCTACCGCGATTGGTGCAAAAGCTGTGGCATCTGTGCGGCGCTCTGTCCCAAGCACTGCTTTACCCGGGATGATACCGGCGGACCCCTAGTTGTTGATCCGGATAGCTGTATCGGCTGCGGTTGGTGTGAAATACACTGCCCGGATTTTGCCATTAGCGTTCACCCGCGCCCAACCATAACACCCACTTCGGACAACTCAGAGGCGGATTAA
- a CDS encoding helix-turn-helix domain-containing protein: protein MLEPTRKPGTTDYVEIKFRIPSGKVDEIIKVVAQHGGQESSGPIPWREVFPDFNPGVALRGGRKKEGLTQKDLARLIGVSKNRISDIEHGKLPIGKEMAKRLGGILKVDYRVFL from the coding sequence ATGTTGGAACCCACGAGAAAGCCCGGTACGACCGATTATGTAGAGATTAAGTTTCGCATTCCCTCAGGAAAAGTAGACGAAATAATAAAAGTGGTGGCTCAACATGGGGGACAGGAGTCATCAGGTCCGATTCCCTGGCGGGAGGTTTTTCCCGATTTTAATCCCGGTGTTGCCTTGCGGGGTGGTCGGAAAAAAGAAGGGTTGACCCAAAAAGATCTGGCTCGTTTGATCGGGGTTAGCAAGAATCGGATTTCCGACATTGAGCACGGCAAGCTCCCCATAGGCAAGGAGATGGCCAAACGCCTGGGAGGTATCCTTAAAGTGGATTATCGGGTGTTTTTATGA
- the trpE gene encoding anthranilate synthase component I produces MVTPDFDDFAALTQQGNVVPIYQEILGDLETPVSAYKKLRPNSMSFLLESVEGGEKWGRYSFLGLHPSLILKVRGNAVTVQNNRGMEQYETVADPFAIIRQVLSRYRAVVIPDLPRFYGGLVGYLSYDMVRYIERLPSLAEDGGIPEAVLMLTDHLLIFDNVRHTIKVVALVHINPDASLESLYRQGVAGIEGIIAELRAPHHFTEARPTAAEVQLVSNMKRERFEEIVVRAKEYIAAGDAIQIVLSQCFQTPLRHDPFDLYRALRCINPSPYMFYLDLEDLKLVGASPEILVRLEGDRIELRPIAGTRRRGETPEQDKALEAELLADPKERAEHIMLVDLGRNDVGRVARIGSVKVTELFGVERYSHVMHIVSHVEGSLAEGKDALEVLRASFPAGTVSGAPKVRAMEIIEELEPTRRGPYAGAVGYLGFSGNMDFCITIRSLTVHQEQVYLQVGAGIVADSNPASEYQETVNKAQAMVRALELAAKGLL; encoded by the coding sequence ATGGTAACTCCTGACTTTGATGACTTTGCTGCCCTGACCCAACAGGGCAATGTCGTTCCTATATACCAGGAAATTCTCGGCGACCTGGAAACCCCCGTTTCGGCCTACAAGAAACTGCGGCCGAATTCCATGTCGTTTCTGCTTGAAAGCGTCGAAGGGGGTGAAAAATGGGGGCGCTACAGCTTCCTGGGTCTACACCCCTCCTTGATCCTAAAGGTTCGAGGAAACGCGGTTACGGTTCAGAATAATCGGGGAATGGAACAGTACGAGACAGTAGCCGACCCTTTTGCAATCATCCGGCAGGTGCTCAGCCGCTACCGGGCAGTGGTTATCCCTGATCTGCCCCGTTTCTACGGCGGCCTCGTTGGCTACCTGAGCTATGACATGGTGCGCTACATTGAGCGGCTGCCAAGTCTGGCAGAAGATGGCGGCATCCCTGAAGCCGTTCTGATGCTCACCGACCACCTGCTGATCTTCGACAACGTGCGGCACACCATCAAGGTCGTAGCCCTGGTGCATATCAACCCGGATGCCTCCCTGGAGTCCCTCTATCGGCAAGGGGTGGCTGGCATCGAGGGGATTATTGCCGAACTGCGGGCCCCTCATCATTTTACTGAGGCCAGGCCAACTGCGGCAGAGGTGCAGTTAGTCTCGAACATGAAACGGGAGCGGTTCGAAGAGATCGTGGTACGAGCCAAGGAGTATATCGCCGCCGGGGACGCCATTCAGATTGTCCTGTCGCAATGCTTCCAGACCCCGTTGCGCCATGATCCCTTTGATCTCTACCGAGCCCTGCGCTGTATCAATCCATCCCCATACATGTTCTATCTCGACCTGGAAGACTTGAAATTGGTAGGTGCTTCGCCGGAAATCCTGGTACGCCTGGAGGGAGACAGGATAGAACTGCGACCTATTGCCGGCACCCGGCGGCGGGGCGAGACCCCGGAACAGGATAAGGCCTTGGAGGCTGAACTGCTGGCCGACCCCAAAGAACGAGCCGAACACATTATGTTGGTGGATTTAGGCCGCAATGACGTCGGCCGGGTGGCCAGAATCGGCAGCGTCAAGGTCACTGAACTTTTCGGGGTGGAGCGCTATTCGCATGTCATGCATATCGTTTCCCATGTCGAAGGAAGTCTGGCCGAAGGCAAGGATGCCCTGGAGGTGCTCAGGGCTTCATTCCCGGCCGGTACCGTCTCCGGGGCACCTAAGGTCCGGGCCATGGAAATCATCGAGGAATTGGAACCCACCCGCCGCGGCCCTTACGCCGGGGCGGTAGGATATCTCGGGTTCAGCGGCAATATGGATTTCTGTATCACTATCCGGAGCTTGACGGTTCATCAGGAACAGGTTTATCTTCAGGTGGGGGCAGGCATTGTGGCGGATTCCAATCCCGCCAGTGAGTATCAGGAGACGGTGAACAAGGCCCAGGCCATGGTGCGGGCCTTGGAGTTGGCAGCTAAAGGATTGTTATAA
- a CDS encoding DNA methyltransferase, with product MNAWQNQLYFGDNLNILREYLPSESVDLIYLDPPFNSKATYNVLFAEKSGDASVAQITAFDDTWHWGREAEEAFHDLITTGPVKLSHLIAAFRSFLGQNDMMAYIVMMAIRLVELHRVLKPTGSIYLHCDPTASHYIKLLLDSIFEVKNFRNEIIWKRSQPKAHAVTRFSRSHDTIFFYAKSEKTKFAQQYSRYKEDYVKKFYRHIEPETGRIFQLGDLTNPNRNRPNLTYEFPPGSGITRVWRWTQEKMMKAWKDGMIVIPEQGGVPRLKRYFNELKGTLLTDIWVDIEHLHGSNKEWLKYPTQKPEALLYRIIKTSSNEGDVVLDPFCGCGTATVVAERLKRRWIGIDITHLAITLIKKRLRDTFGESLSDFRVIGAPTDWTSAAALAEHNRHQFEWWALSLVDARPAQDKRKGPDTGVDGYIYFFDDNTEKPKKIVVQVKSGAVSVAQVRDLKGVLEREKAALGAFLTLKEPSRQMLAEAAAAGYYEPEQLNGLKFPRLQVLTIADLLAGKQLEHPKFGAATFKSAPKQRKGPVPEDTQKNLL from the coding sequence ATGAACGCATGGCAGAATCAGCTTTACTTCGGGGATAATTTGAATATCCTAAGAGAATACCTCCCTTCGGAGAGCGTCGACCTGATCTACCTCGACCCGCCCTTCAACTCCAAGGCCACCTATAACGTCCTGTTCGCCGAAAAGAGCGGCGACGCCTCCGTGGCCCAGATTACTGCCTTTGATGACACCTGGCACTGGGGTCGGGAGGCAGAGGAGGCCTTCCACGATCTCATCACCACAGGACCAGTAAAGCTATCCCACCTGATTGCCGCCTTCCGCAGTTTCCTGGGCCAGAACGATATGATGGCCTATATCGTCATGATGGCCATCCGGTTGGTGGAGCTGCACCGGGTTTTAAAACCGACGGGAAGCATATATTTACACTGCGACCCGACAGCGAGTCATTATATCAAATTGCTTTTAGATAGTATTTTCGAAGTTAAAAATTTTCGCAATGAGATTATTTGGAAAAGGTCTCAGCCGAAAGCCCATGCCGTTACACGATTCTCCCGATCCCACGATACGATATTTTTCTATGCAAAATCGGAAAAAACAAAATTTGCTCAGCAATACTCTAGATATAAAGAGGATTATGTTAAGAAATTTTACAGACATATTGAGCCTGAGACGGGAAGAATATTTCAGTTAGGAGACCTGACAAATCCTAACAGGAATCGGCCGAATCTAACTTATGAATTCCCGCCAGGAAGCGGTATCACTAGAGTTTGGCGTTGGACACAAGAGAAGATGATGAAGGCCTGGAAAGACGGGATGATTGTCATACCTGAACAAGGTGGTGTTCCACGGCTGAAGAGATATTTTAATGAATTGAAGGGAACATTATTAACTGATATATGGGTCGATATAGAGCATCTCCATGGTTCAAACAAAGAATGGTTAAAATATCCTACTCAGAAACCCGAAGCACTTTTGTACCGCATCATTAAGACCAGCAGCAACGAAGGGGATGTCGTCCTGGACCCCTTCTGTGGCTGCGGTACCGCCACAGTCGTGGCCGAGCGCTTGAAACGGCGCTGGATCGGCATCGACATCACCCACCTGGCCATCACCCTGATCAAAAAGCGCCTGCGGGACACCTTCGGCGAGAGCCTGAGCGACTTCCGGGTGATCGGCGCCCCCACCGATTGGACCAGCGCCGCCGCCCTGGCAGAACATAACCGGCATCAATTCGAGTGGTGGGCCCTGTCCCTGGTGGACGCCCGGCCAGCCCAGGATAAACGCAAGGGGCCGGACACCGGCGTCGACGGCTATATCTATTTTTTCGATGACAATACTGAGAAACCTAAGAAGATCGTAGTGCAGGTGAAGAGCGGGGCGGTCAGCGTTGCCCAGGTGCGGGACCTGAAAGGCGTGCTGGAACGGGAAAAGGCGGCCTTAGGAGCCTTCCTGACCTTGAAGGAGCCTTCCCGCCAGATGCTGGCCGAAGCTGCCGCCGCCGGTTATTATGAACCCGAACAGCTCAACGGTCTGAAATTCCCCCGCCTCCAGGTTCTCACCATCGCCGATCTGCTGGCTGGCAAACAGTTGGAACACCCGAAATTCGGCGCCGCTACCTTTAAATCAGCCCCGAAGCAGCGCAAAGGTCCGGTCCCGGAAGATACCCAAAAGAATCTGTTGTAA
- a CDS encoding 2-oxoacid:acceptor oxidoreductase subunit alpha, with amino-acid sequence MTESGGQAKKPVLLQGNEAMVEGALAAGCRFFAGYPITPATEISEVMSIRLPAVGGTFIQMEDEIASMGAVIGASLAGAKAMTATSGPGFSLMQENIGFACAAEVPCVVVNVMRGGPSTGLPTNVSQEDVMQARWGAHGDHPIIVLAVSGVQDCFDLTVKAFNVSEAYRTPVVILSDEVVSHTREKFIIPEASTVQVINREKPEMPPEWYIPYEDTRHGVPPMGIFGDGYRYHVTGLIHDVRGFPTQRPEEILAWRRRLFRKIYQHLPEIQFAKTDLTDNTRILVVAYGSVARSARRAVREARQLGVPAGLLHLQTLWPFPERLLEPYLVNVRAVLVPELNLGQIYQEVLRVNQGETRIVPLNRIDGNLITPEEIVQQLVKL; translated from the coding sequence GTGACCGAATCCGGCGGACAAGCCAAAAAACCCGTACTTTTGCAGGGCAATGAGGCCATGGTCGAGGGGGCCCTAGCCGCCGGTTGCCGATTTTTCGCCGGCTACCCGATCACCCCGGCCACCGAGATCAGTGAGGTGATGTCCATCCGGCTGCCAGCGGTAGGGGGAACCTTTATCCAGATGGAGGATGAGATTGCCAGTATGGGGGCGGTGATCGGCGCCTCCCTGGCCGGGGCCAAGGCCATGACTGCTACCAGCGGACCGGGTTTTTCGCTCATGCAGGAGAATATCGGATTTGCCTGTGCTGCCGAAGTCCCCTGCGTGGTGGTGAACGTTATGCGCGGCGGACCCAGTACCGGCCTGCCCACCAATGTCAGCCAGGAAGACGTCATGCAAGCCCGCTGGGGGGCGCATGGCGATCATCCTATTATTGTCCTGGCGGTCTCCGGCGTCCAGGATTGTTTCGATCTGACCGTCAAGGCCTTCAATGTATCCGAGGCCTACCGGACACCGGTGGTCATCCTTTCCGATGAGGTAGTCTCCCATACCCGGGAAAAATTCATCATTCCGGAAGCCTCAACAGTGCAGGTGATCAACCGGGAAAAACCCGAAATGCCCCCGGAATGGTATATTCCTTACGAGGACACCCGCCACGGCGTGCCGCCCATGGGAATCTTCGGAGACGGTTATCGTTACCATGTCACCGGCCTGATCCACGACGTCCGTGGCTTCCCGACCCAGCGCCCCGAGGAAATTCTGGCCTGGCGCCGTCGTCTCTTTCGGAAAATCTATCAACATCTTCCTGAGATCCAGTTCGCAAAGACCGATCTGACCGACAACACCCGGATTCTGGTAGTGGCCTACGGCTCAGTGGCACGGTCCGCCCGGCGGGCCGTGCGGGAAGCCCGGCAGTTGGGTGTGCCGGCCGGGCTGTTGCATCTTCAAACCCTCTGGCCCTTTCCCGAACGTCTCCTGGAACCCTACCTGGTCAATGTGCGGGCCGTGTTGGTCCCGGAGTTGAACCTGGGACAGATTTATCAGGAAGTCCTCCGGGTGAATCAGGGTGAAACCAGGATCGTGCCCTTAAACCGGATCGACGGCAATCTGATTACCCCGGAGGAAATCGTTCAACAGTTGGTGAAACTGTAG
- a CDS encoding anthranilate synthase component II: protein MVVIDNYDSFTYNLVQYLGMLGARLTVFRNDKIDLVGLEELHPTHLIISPGPCSPKEAGISVAAIRHFAGRIPILGVCLGHQSIGEAFGGRIIRSPRLMHGKTSLIYHDGQDIFQGIPSPFEATRYHSLIVERETFPQCLEVSAQTAVGEIMGLRHKTHAIFGVQFHPESILTAEGMNILRNFIKRQRGARQEKGTR, encoded by the coding sequence ATGGTGGTCATTGATAATTATGATTCCTTCACGTATAATCTGGTACAGTATCTGGGGATGTTGGGTGCCCGGCTGACAGTCTTTCGCAATGACAAGATTGACCTCGTTGGCCTGGAAGAGTTGCATCCCACTCATCTGATTATCTCACCCGGACCCTGCTCCCCCAAGGAGGCGGGGATTTCCGTGGCGGCCATTAGGCATTTTGCCGGGCGGATTCCCATTCTGGGGGTCTGTCTGGGGCATCAGAGCATCGGAGAGGCCTTCGGCGGCCGGATTATCCGCTCCCCGCGCCTGATGCACGGCAAAACCTCTTTAATCTATCATGACGGCCAGGACATTTTCCAGGGCATTCCGTCCCCTTTTGAAGCCACCCGCTACCATTCGCTGATTGTCGAACGGGAGACCTTTCCTCAATGCCTGGAGGTCTCGGCGCAGACTGCGGTAGGAGAGATCATGGGACTGCGACATAAGACGCATGCCATCTTTGGCGTCCAGTTTCATCCCGAATCCATCCTGACTGCCGAGGGCATGAATATCCTGCGAAATTTTATCAAGCGGCAGCGGGGTGCAAGACAGGAAAAAGGAACAAGGTAA